A stretch of Haloferax sp. Atlit-12N DNA encodes these proteins:
- a CDS encoding Cdc6/Cdc18 family protein, with amino-acid sequence MPNASDDLFTREDPIFANKELLEINHLPGEGRIVGRDDEISDLATAVNPAIFGQSPSNVLIYGKTGTGKSLCAKYVSQRLVETAEEEGVKATFAYVDCAQDTTETQAVQTIADSVNDTAITGIKVPDKGLSTSTYYKRLWRILDSLYDVVLIILDEIDKLSDDDILMQLSRAGEAGKIAGCKLGVIGISNKIQYKDRMDERVKSSLCEREFVFPPYDANQLRDIMDARSDAFRDGVLDPSTIPRAAALAAREHGDARKAIDILRYAGEIAQSMGASTVRENFVTQARQRAETDRFRELIRGSTPHSRYVLQALAILSLSNQQQDGFRTSRVYEVYENICRQQGSDSLSLRRVRDLLKEHAFLDIIEQSKHSGGSAEGSYTKHQLLEDPDVVKDVLIENADT; translated from the coding sequence ATGCCTAACGCCAGCGACGACCTCTTCACCCGGGAGGACCCCATCTTCGCCAACAAGGAGTTGTTGGAGATAAACCACCTTCCCGGGGAGGGTCGCATCGTCGGTCGTGACGACGAGATCTCGGATCTCGCGACCGCGGTGAACCCCGCCATCTTCGGACAGAGCCCGAGCAACGTCCTTATCTACGGGAAGACGGGAACGGGGAAATCGCTCTGTGCGAAGTACGTCTCCCAGCGACTCGTCGAGACGGCCGAAGAAGAGGGAGTGAAAGCGACGTTCGCCTACGTTGATTGCGCGCAGGACACGACCGAGACGCAGGCCGTCCAGACTATCGCCGACAGCGTCAACGACACCGCGATTACCGGAATCAAAGTCCCCGACAAGGGGCTCTCGACGTCGACGTACTACAAACGACTGTGGCGCATCCTCGATTCGCTGTACGACGTCGTCCTCATCATCCTCGACGAAATCGACAAACTGAGCGACGACGACATCCTCATGCAGCTCTCGCGGGCGGGGGAGGCCGGCAAGATCGCCGGCTGTAAGCTCGGCGTTATCGGAATCAGCAACAAGATTCAGTACAAAGACCGGATGGACGAACGGGTGAAATCCAGCCTCTGCGAGCGTGAGTTCGTCTTCCCGCCATACGATGCGAACCAACTTCGCGACATCATGGACGCACGCAGCGACGCGTTCCGCGACGGCGTGTTGGACCCGTCGACGATTCCACGGGCCGCGGCGCTCGCCGCCCGCGAGCACGGGGACGCGCGGAAAGCTATCGACATCCTGCGGTACGCGGGTGAGATCGCCCAGTCTATGGGCGCGAGCACGGTCAGAGAGAACTTCGTCACGCAGGCGCGACAGCGCGCCGAGACCGACCGCTTCCGCGAGTTGATTCGCGGGTCGACGCCCCACTCTCGCTACGTGTTACAAGCGCTTGCTATCCTCTCGCTTTCCAACCAACAGCAGGACGGTTTCCGAACGAGTCGTGTCTACGAGGTTTACGAGAACATCTGTCGGCAGCAGGGTTCCGATAGCCTCTCACTTCGGCGGGTCCGCGACCTGCTGAAAGAACACGCCTTTCTCGATATCATCGAACAGTCGAAACACAGCGGTGGAAGTGCGGAAGGAAGCTACACCAAGCACCAACTGCTCGAAGATCCGGACGTAGTGAAAGACGTCCTCATCGAGAACGCCGACACCTGA
- a CDS encoding DEAD/DEAH box helicase — MTAEDEDPSPPDGDAETDEADASADVLDRLADATDASPTATEGASESDDGVSLASFYEALESEGRPVVTAQQVARRLGVSQADAMDGLDALADAGRVQRVNVETDPTVWYPTEWGELASRERVVLFPKRREIVVDNPTQYTRARLSQFAHLADTTGDREGRGRGYLYRIRQEDVWQAPFDEVESLLSMLRSVLPERSPHLEAWVEDQWKRAHQFRLYSHEEGYTVLEAATESLMGNVALQKLDDDHVYAPISDTEAWVRDEEIAAIKRILYDAGYPVEDDRDLEEGEELDVTLGVDLRDYQRDWVDRFVDQRAGVLVGPPGAGKTIAGIGALAAVGGETLVLVPSRELARQWREELLSTTDLDADQIGEYHGGAKEIRPVTIATYQTAGMDRHRSLFDSRRWGLIIYDEAHHIPSRVFQRSADLQSKHRLGLSATPIREDDKEAEIFTLIGPPIGTDWGKLFDAGYVQEPEVEIRYVGWGDDMDRNEWASSDGRERHMLAAMNPGKIFEIRRLRARHADSKTLVFVDYLDQGEAISEALDVPFVSGETRHHRREAYFEAFRDGDLDTLVISRIGDEGIDLPNAGLAIVASGLGGSRRQGSQRAGRTMRPTGSALVYVLATRGTSEEDFAQRQMQHLAGKGIRVRETSSDDLDTEASDGDPDSDGEESASAEGSESATTDE; from the coding sequence ATGACTGCCGAGGACGAGGACCCGAGTCCTCCCGACGGAGACGCCGAGACCGACGAGGCCGACGCCTCCGCAGACGTGCTCGACCGACTGGCAGACGCGACCGACGCGTCGCCAACCGCCACCGAGGGGGCGAGCGAAAGCGACGACGGCGTCTCGCTCGCGTCGTTCTACGAAGCGCTCGAATCCGAGGGCCGACCCGTCGTGACCGCCCAACAGGTCGCACGACGTCTCGGCGTCTCGCAGGCGGACGCGATGGACGGACTCGACGCTCTCGCCGACGCCGGTCGGGTCCAGCGGGTGAACGTCGAGACTGACCCGACCGTCTGGTATCCCACAGAATGGGGTGAACTCGCCTCGCGCGAGCGGGTCGTCCTCTTCCCGAAGCGCCGCGAAATCGTCGTCGACAACCCGACTCAGTACACGCGGGCGAGGCTCTCGCAGTTCGCCCACCTCGCCGACACCACCGGCGACCGCGAGGGCCGAGGCCGCGGCTACCTCTACCGAATCCGGCAGGAAGACGTGTGGCAGGCCCCCTTCGACGAGGTCGAATCGCTCCTCTCGATGCTTCGGTCGGTCCTCCCCGAGCGGTCGCCGCACCTCGAAGCGTGGGTCGAAGACCAATGGAAGCGCGCCCACCAGTTCCGTCTCTACTCTCACGAGGAGGGATACACCGTCCTCGAAGCCGCGACGGAGAGCCTCATGGGCAACGTCGCACTCCAGAAACTCGACGACGACCACGTCTACGCGCCCATCTCGGACACGGAGGCGTGGGTCAGAGACGAGGAAATCGCGGCGATAAAGCGCATCCTCTACGACGCAGGCTATCCCGTCGAGGACGACCGCGACCTCGAGGAGGGCGAGGAACTCGACGTCACGCTCGGCGTCGACCTCCGCGACTACCAGCGAGACTGGGTCGACCGCTTCGTCGACCAGCGCGCCGGCGTCCTCGTCGGCCCGCCTGGCGCGGGGAAGACCATCGCCGGTATCGGCGCGCTCGCCGCGGTCGGCGGCGAGACGCTCGTTCTCGTCCCGAGTCGCGAACTCGCCCGCCAGTGGCGTGAGGAACTCCTCTCGACGACCGACCTCGACGCCGACCAAATCGGCGAGTACCACGGCGGCGCGAAGGAGATTCGTCCCGTCACTATCGCGACCTACCAGACCGCCGGGATGGACCGCCACCGCTCGCTTTTCGACTCGCGTCGCTGGGGGCTCATCATCTACGACGAGGCCCACCACATCCCGAGTCGCGTCTTCCAGCGGAGCGCCGACCTCCAGTCCAAACACCGCCTCGGCCTGTCGGCGACGCCCATCCGCGAGGACGACAAGGAAGCCGAGATTTTCACGCTCATCGGCCCGCCTATCGGCACCGACTGGGGGAAGCTCTTCGACGCCGGCTACGTCCAAGAGCCGGAAGTCGAGATTCGCTATGTGGGCTGGGGTGACGACATGGACAGAAACGAGTGGGCCTCCAGCGACGGCCGCGAGCGGCACATGCTCGCCGCGATGAACCCCGGAAAGATCTTCGAGATTCGTCGGCTCCGCGCCCGTCACGCCGACTCGAAGACGCTCGTTTTCGTCGACTACCTCGACCAGGGAGAGGCGATTTCCGAGGCGCTCGACGTCCCCTTCGTCAGCGGCGAGACCCGCCACCACCGCCGCGAGGCGTACTTCGAGGCGTTCCGTGACGGCGACCTCGACACGCTCGTCATCTCCCGCATCGGCGACGAAGGAATCGACCTTCCGAACGCCGGACTCGCAATCGTCGCCTCCGGCCTCGGCGGCTCTCGTCGGCAGGGCTCTCAGCGCGCCGGCCGAACCATGCGCCCGACGGGGAGCGCGCTCGTCTACGTGCTCGCCACTCGCGGGACCAGCGAGGAGGACTTTGCCCAGCGCCAGATGCAACACCTCGCCGGGAAGGGAATTCGCGTCCGCGAGACGAGTTCTGACGACCTCGACACCGAGGCGAGTGACGGTGACCCGGATTCAGATGGCGAGGAGTCAGCGTCTGCGGAGGGTTCCGAGTCGGCGACGACCGACGAGTAA
- a CDS encoding 2Fe-2S iron-sulfur cluster-binding protein — MTDRDSRPEGGPTDSTVTVRVRDIDGKRVTDLSVERGTVLRDALLDAGISPYARLTKRVNCSGRGLCATCGVRIRSGEPTPDNWHDDLAARFGYPRLSCQIHVDESMTVELVEKAVWGGRE; from the coding sequence ATGACCGACCGCGACTCTCGACCCGAGGGTGGCCCGACTGACTCGACCGTCACGGTCCGCGTCCGCGACATCGACGGCAAGCGCGTCACCGACCTCAGCGTCGAACGCGGGACCGTGCTCCGCGACGCATTACTCGACGCGGGTATTTCGCCGTACGCGCGGCTCACGAAGCGAGTGAACTGCAGCGGGCGCGGCCTCTGTGCGACGTGCGGCGTCCGAATTCGGTCGGGAGAGCCGACGCCCGACAACTGGCACGACGACCTCGCGGCGCGGTTCGGCTACCCACGGCTCTCGTGTCAGATTCACGTCGACGAGTCGATGACGGTCGAACTGGTCGAGAAGGCTGTGTGGGGCGGGCGGGAGTAG
- a CDS encoding thioesterase family protein has product MSFVAEVEVRFRDHDSFGHVNNAVYATYCEQARVRFFEEVMDTPLSDPHIVVAHLELDYRAPIEGVGTVEVEVEAGEPGGKSFPIYYTLSYEGEVVATGETVQVAMDGEGRPTRVPDQWREAIANQP; this is encoded by the coding sequence ATGAGCTTCGTCGCCGAGGTGGAAGTCCGGTTCCGTGACCACGACTCGTTCGGACACGTCAACAACGCCGTCTACGCGACCTACTGCGAGCAGGCCCGCGTCCGCTTCTTCGAGGAGGTGATGGACACCCCGCTTTCCGACCCGCACATCGTCGTCGCGCACCTCGAACTCGACTACCGCGCGCCCATCGAGGGCGTCGGCACCGTCGAGGTGGAAGTCGAGGCCGGCGAGCCCGGCGGAAAGAGCTTCCCCATCTACTACACACTCTCCTACGAGGGTGAGGTCGTCGCCACCGGCGAGACGGTCCAAGTCGCCATGGACGGCGAGGGCCGCCCGACCCGCGTCCCCGACCAGTGGCGCGAGGCAATCGCGAATCAGCCGTAG
- a CDS encoding 6-pyruvoyl tetrahydropterin synthase family protein, with product MPRGTLEHPQSAEADDETPLSRAGKRVLHIGRDRPIRISAGHRLLHHDGKCNRPHGHNYEISVRVVGDLTDEGWVVDKGVVTDVIDEWDHRFLVESGDPLVEAFDRSGDADGTVVLDAPPTAEVMAVVLEEKLLAALPDTVSEVSVSVSETSELCAGF from the coding sequence ATGCCTCGGGGAACACTAGAACACCCACAGTCGGCGGAAGCCGACGACGAAACCCCGCTGTCCCGAGCAGGCAAGCGCGTCCTCCACATCGGTCGCGACCGGCCCATCCGCATCAGCGCCGGCCACCGCCTCCTCCACCACGACGGCAAGTGTAACCGCCCGCACGGGCACAACTACGAGATTTCGGTCCGCGTCGTCGGCGACCTCACAGACGAGGGCTGGGTCGTTGACAAGGGCGTCGTGACCGACGTCATCGACGAGTGGGACCACCGCTTCCTCGTCGAGTCGGGCGACCCGCTAGTCGAGGCGTTCGACCGCTCCGGCGACGCCGACGGCACGGTCGTCCTCGACGCGCCGCCGACGGCCGAGGTGATGGCCGTCGTGCTCGAGGAGAAACTGCTCGCGGCGCTCCCCGACACCGTCTCCGAGGTCTCGGTCTCGGTCAGCGAAACGTCGGAACTCTGCGCCGGATTCTGA
- a CDS encoding 7-carboxy-7-deazaguanine synthase QueE has product MPVSDTVARDDTDAEGERLPINELFASLQGEGKLAGVPSTFVRTSGCNLRCWFCDSFHTSWEPTHAWMSLDEIVAEVESRSPEHVVVTGGEPLVHDETDALLSALADDYHLTVETNGTLETDAPVDLASISPKLASSTPTPDNAPADVDPGVWTERHETARVDLDALASLVEHAADFQLKFVVTGRDDLDEIESLVADVRGVTDREIRDSDVLLMPEGQTREQLARTRTEVADLAAAFGYRYTPRLHVDLWNDAPET; this is encoded by the coding sequence ATGCCCGTTTCCGACACCGTCGCCCGCGACGACACCGACGCCGAGGGCGAGCGCCTCCCGATAAACGAACTGTTCGCGTCGCTCCAGGGCGAGGGAAAACTCGCCGGCGTCCCGAGCACGTTCGTCCGCACCAGCGGCTGTAACCTTCGCTGTTGGTTCTGCGACTCCTTTCACACCTCGTGGGAGCCGACTCACGCGTGGATGAGCCTCGACGAAATCGTCGCCGAGGTCGAGTCGCGGTCTCCCGAGCACGTGGTCGTCACCGGCGGCGAACCCCTCGTCCACGACGAGACCGACGCGCTCCTGTCGGCGCTCGCCGACGACTACCACCTGACCGTCGAGACGAACGGGACGCTCGAAACCGACGCGCCGGTCGACCTCGCGAGCATCAGCCCGAAACTCGCGTCGTCGACGCCGACGCCCGACAACGCCCCGGCCGACGTGGACCCCGGCGTCTGGACCGAGCGACACGAGACCGCCCGCGTCGACCTCGACGCGCTCGCCTCGTTGGTCGAGCACGCGGCGGACTTCCAACTGAAGTTCGTCGTCACCGGCCGCGACGACCTCGACGAAATCGAGTCGCTCGTCGCCGACGTGCGCGGCGTCACAGACCGCGAAATCCGCGACAGCGACGTGTTGCTCATGCCCGAGGGACAGACCCGCGAGCAACTTGCTCGGACCCGGACCGAGGTCGCCGACCTCGCCGCGGCGTTCGGCTACCGCTACACGCCGCGACTCCACGTCGACCTCTGGAACGACGCGCCCGAGACGTGA
- the queC gene encoding 7-cyano-7-deazaguanine synthase QueC gives MTDEPDSTDEKRAVVLLSGGMDSATTAYEARERGYEIYALHTSYGQKTESKEYDCARALADELDARDFLHIETSHLKQIGASSLTDDSMAVADADMDADEIPTSYVPFRNANLLSMAVSYAEANDCDAVFVGAHSEDYSGYPDCRPEFFDAFEAMVDVGTKPDTTISLEVPFVHDSKTDIARRGLELGVPFEHTWSCYRAEEPACGTCDSCAFRLQAFQNLDERDPIPYAERPDYVDADAA, from the coding sequence ATGACTGACGAACCCGATTCGACCGACGAGAAGCGCGCCGTCGTCCTCCTCTCCGGCGGCATGGACAGCGCGACAACCGCCTACGAGGCCAGGGAACGCGGCTACGAAATCTACGCGCTCCACACCTCTTACGGCCAGAAGACCGAGTCGAAAGAGTACGACTGCGCCCGCGCGCTCGCCGACGAACTCGACGCTCGCGACTTCCTTCACATCGAGACGAGCCACCTGAAGCAGATCGGCGCGTCGTCGCTCACCGACGACTCGATGGCCGTCGCCGACGCCGACATGGATGCCGACGAGATTCCGACCTCGTACGTCCCCTTCCGCAACGCCAACCTCCTGTCGATGGCCGTCTCGTACGCCGAGGCGAACGACTGCGACGCCGTCTTCGTCGGCGCGCACTCCGAGGACTACTCGGGCTACCCCGACTGCCGCCCCGAGTTCTTCGACGCCTTCGAGGCCATGGTCGATGTCGGCACGAAACCCGACACGACCATCTCGCTGGAAGTGCCGTTCGTCCACGACTCGAAGACCGATATCGCCCGCCGCGGCCTCGAACTCGGCGTCCCCTTCGAACACACGTGGTCCTGCTACCGCGCCGAGGAACCGGCCTGCGGCACCTGCGACTCCTGTGCGTTCCGCCTGCAGGCGTTCCAGAACCTCGACGAGCGCGACCCGATTCCGTACGCCGAGCGACCGGACTACGTGGACGCTGACGCGGCGTAA
- a CDS encoding class I SAM-dependent methyltransferase — translation MSDEKRRTAAQFGNAAESYFDSEVHRLGEDRETLASWCRGATRALDVATGAGHTAGAIAEAGVSSVVAADAAPEMVATAVREYPVTGVVADAERLPFADDSFDAAACRIAAHHFPAPEGFVAEVARVLEPGGVFAFEDNVAPEDASLAEFLNGVEVLRDPTHVELHPVSRWREWFEAAGLSVETVETAAIRLEFDPWTERTNVSPEDRTELERRFREAPEEAKSLFDVVFDGDSVVSFDNPKALIRARKE, via the coding sequence ATGAGCGACGAGAAACGCCGAACCGCCGCCCAGTTCGGGAACGCCGCCGAGTCGTACTTCGACAGCGAGGTCCACCGCCTCGGCGAAGACCGCGAGACGCTCGCGTCGTGGTGTCGCGGCGCGACCCGCGCGCTCGACGTGGCGACCGGGGCCGGCCACACCGCGGGCGCGATAGCCGAGGCCGGCGTCTCCTCGGTCGTCGCGGCCGACGCCGCCCCGGAGATGGTCGCCACCGCGGTCCGCGAGTACCCCGTCACGGGCGTCGTCGCCGACGCGGAGCGTCTCCCGTTCGCAGACGACTCCTTCGACGCGGCCGCCTGCCGCATCGCCGCGCACCACTTCCCCGCCCCCGAGGGGTTCGTCGCCGAGGTCGCGCGCGTTCTCGAACCCGGCGGCGTCTTCGCCTTCGAGGACAACGTCGCGCCCGAGGACGCTTCCCTCGCCGAGTTCCTCAACGGCGTCGAGGTCCTCCGCGACCCGACCCACGTCGAACTCCACCCGGTTTCGCGGTGGCGCGAGTGGTTCGAGGCCGCGGGTCTGTCGGTCGAGACGGTCGAGACCGCCGCGATACGCCTCGAATTCGACCCGTGGACCGAGCGGACGAACGTCTCGCCCGAGGACCGAACTGAACTCGAACGTCGCTTCCGCGAGGCGCCGGAGGAGGCGAAATCCCTGTTCGACGTGGTGTTCGACGGCGACTCCGTCGTCTCCTTTGACAACCCGAAGGCGCTGATTCGAGCGCGGAAGGAGTAG
- a CDS encoding DMT family transporter produces the protein MSTPDSDAPISPLAGLGIAVLAVSTSAILVRWSAAPSLVKAFYRVLFTVALLAPVALVRHRDALATISGRDLLAAGGAGVALAAHFASWFESLNHTTVAASVTLVQSQPLFVAVGAWAVLDERVSRRTAIGIGVALAGMVLMSVSDFLTASGAPRPLLGNGLAVIGAVTAAAYVLTGRSVRSRVSLVPYVVVVYSVCAAALLVVAVGRGDPLTGYPPREWLLFLGMAVGPGIFGHTVINWALAHLESSVVSVSLLGEPVGSTILALFLLGEIPTLPTVLGGAVVLGGIYVSAS, from the coding sequence GTGTCAACGCCCGACTCCGACGCCCCCATCTCGCCGCTTGCGGGCCTCGGCATCGCCGTCCTCGCGGTTAGCACGAGCGCTATCCTCGTGCGCTGGAGCGCCGCGCCGAGCCTCGTGAAGGCCTTTTACAGAGTCCTGTTCACCGTGGCTCTCCTCGCGCCGGTCGCGCTCGTCCGCCACCGCGACGCGCTGGCGACCATCTCGGGGCGGGACCTCCTCGCGGCCGGTGGGGCGGGCGTCGCGCTCGCGGCCCACTTCGCGTCGTGGTTCGAGAGCCTCAACCACACGACGGTCGCCGCGAGCGTCACGCTCGTACAGTCCCAACCGCTGTTCGTCGCCGTCGGCGCGTGGGCCGTCCTCGACGAGCGCGTGAGTCGCCGCACCGCAATCGGCATCGGCGTCGCACTCGCGGGCATGGTGCTCATGTCCGTCTCCGACTTCCTCACCGCCAGCGGCGCGCCGCGGCCGCTTCTCGGAAACGGGCTCGCGGTCATCGGTGCCGTGACGGCGGCCGCCTACGTCCTCACGGGCCGGAGCGTCCGTAGCAGGGTCTCGCTCGTCCCCTACGTGGTCGTCGTCTACTCGGTCTGCGCCGCCGCGCTCCTCGTCGTCGCGGTCGGCCGCGGCGACCCGCTCACGGGCTATCCGCCCCGCGAGTGGCTCCTGTTTCTCGGGATGGCGGTCGGCCCGGGCATCTTCGGTCACACCGTCATCAACTGGGCGCTCGCCCATCTCGAATCGAGCGTCGTCTCCGTCTCCCTCCTCGGCGAACCGGTCGGCAGCACGATTCTCGCTCTCTTTCTCCTCGGTGAGATCCCCACGCTCCCGACGGTCCTCGGCGGGGCCGTCGTCCTCGGCGGCATCTACGTCAGCGCGTCCTGA
- a CDS encoding response regulator encodes MDDGSGADVRVLHVDDEPSLTDLVSIYLEREAGDVDLSVSTSNSGADALERLRQEQVDCVVSDYDMPDIDGLEFLRAVRSEHPDLPFILFTGKGSEEVARDAFRVGATDYMQKDTGTDQYTVLANRVVNAVSQYRAKAASERYGTAIEVLDSGVYSLDSSGCFTSADGVFCELTGYDREAIIGREFADLAAEANDEIRAAFERVVAPDAPDTERFETVLSPGPAYPHDDDLLCEGHLALRPTEDDEPAVIGTLQDVTERRRRRNRLRYETRLKDAVLDTSTSLMSAETDEIGTKIEWTLQSVGEVADLDRCSVYLYDDETNVAARMHDWRGGDPREHPARVALEDARWLVERLHRFENVRLHRVSDLPPEASDTKHVLTNAETGGFVAVPMVSKWTLVGFVVFDVVETSRSWTDTEVDLLRSVANNVTHTLARQRRERELQRQNDRLEEFASVVSHDLRNPLNVAKGFVELAREEEDVTYLDRALDGVTRMDTLLNDVLKLARQGRKVGETHSVAIENVAERAWKAVDTGDDAVLVVEDGLGSTQADQGRLQQAFENLFRNAVEHGGPCPDDEDGDAADELTVRVGPTETGFYVADDGPGIPADERDTVFEHGHTTSESGTGFGLSIVESIVEAHGWDIEATAPESDLGGARFEFDIGGVRSEVEPRFSLSDD; translated from the coding sequence ATGGACGACGGGTCGGGGGCCGACGTACGTGTCCTCCACGTCGATGACGAACCCAGTCTGACGGACCTCGTGTCGATTTACCTCGAACGCGAGGCCGGCGACGTCGACCTGTCGGTCTCGACGTCGAACTCGGGGGCCGACGCCCTCGAACGACTCCGACAGGAACAGGTCGATTGCGTCGTGTCGGACTACGACATGCCCGATATCGACGGACTGGAGTTCCTCCGAGCGGTCCGTTCCGAACACCCCGACCTCCCCTTCATTCTCTTTACTGGCAAAGGCTCCGAGGAGGTCGCCCGCGACGCCTTCCGCGTCGGCGCGACCGACTACATGCAGAAAGACACCGGCACGGACCAGTACACGGTCCTCGCCAACCGGGTCGTCAACGCCGTCTCGCAGTACCGCGCGAAGGCGGCCTCCGAGCGCTACGGAACCGCCATCGAGGTGCTCGACAGCGGTGTCTACTCGCTCGACTCCTCGGGGTGCTTCACCTCCGCCGACGGCGTCTTCTGCGAACTCACCGGCTACGACCGCGAGGCCATCATCGGCCGGGAGTTCGCCGACCTCGCCGCGGAGGCCAACGACGAGATTCGCGCCGCCTTCGAGCGGGTCGTCGCCCCTGACGCCCCCGACACGGAGCGCTTCGAGACGGTCCTTTCGCCCGGTCCGGCGTACCCGCACGACGACGACCTCCTGTGCGAGGGTCACCTCGCACTCCGCCCAACCGAAGACGACGAACCCGCCGTCATCGGGACGTTGCAGGACGTGACGGAGCGTCGCCGTCGCCGGAACCGCCTGCGCTACGAGACGCGCCTGAAAGACGCCGTCTTGGACACGTCCACGTCGTTGATGAGCGCCGAGACCGACGAAATCGGCACGAAAATCGAATGGACGCTCCAGTCCGTCGGCGAGGTGGCCGACCTCGACCGCTGTTCGGTCTACCTCTACGACGACGAGACGAACGTCGCCGCCCGGATGCACGACTGGCGCGGCGGCGACCCGCGCGAGCACCCCGCGCGGGTCGCCCTCGAAGACGCCCGCTGGCTGGTCGAACGACTCCACCGCTTCGAGAACGTCCGCCTCCACCGCGTCTCGGACCTCCCGCCCGAGGCGTCGGACACGAAGCACGTGCTCACCAACGCCGAGACCGGCGGCTTCGTCGCCGTGCCGATGGTCTCGAAGTGGACGCTCGTCGGCTTCGTCGTCTTCGACGTGGTCGAGACGAGTCGGTCGTGGACCGACACCGAAGTCGACCTCCTGCGGTCGGTCGCCAACAACGTCACCCACACGCTGGCGCGCCAGCGACGCGAGCGCGAACTCCAGCGCCAGAACGACCGCCTCGAAGAGTTCGCGTCGGTCGTCTCCCACGACCTGCGGAACCCCCTCAACGTCGCCAAGGGGTTCGTCGAACTCGCCCGCGAGGAAGAGGACGTGACCTACCTCGACCGCGCACTCGACGGTGTCACCCGGATGGACACGCTCCTCAACGACGTGCTTAAACTGGCTAGACAGGGCCGCAAAGTCGGCGAGACGCATTCGGTCGCCATCGAGAACGTCGCCGAGCGGGCGTGGAAGGCGGTCGACACCGGCGACGACGCGGTTCTCGTCGTCGAGGACGGCCTCGGTTCCACGCAGGCCGACCAAGGCCGGCTCCAGCAGGCGTTCGAGAACTTGTTTCGAAATGCGGTGGAACACGGCGGCCCCTGCCCCGACGACGAGGACGGCGACGCCGCAGACGAACTGACCGTCCGCGTCGGCCCCACCGAGACCGGCTTCTACGTCGCCGACGACGGCCCCGGCATCCCGGCTGACGAGCGCGACACCGTCTTCGAACACGGCCACACCACGTCCGAGTCCGGCACGGGCTTCGGGCTCTCTATCGTCGAGAGCATCGTCGAGGCGCACGGGTGGGACATCGAGGCGACCGCGCCCGAATCCGACCTCGGCGGCGCGCGCTTCGAGTTCGACATCGGCGGCGTCCGCTCCGAGGTCGAACCACGCTTCTCGCTCAGCGACGACTGA
- a CDS encoding SRPBCC family protein gives MPVYQRRTRVAAPLERVWEFHSDVSGLEALTPAWMHLEIESVRGPDGEETPDELVAGTEIEMSMRPFGVGPRQRWTSRILDRESGEGTAWFRDDMVGGPFSRWVHTHRFVADGDETILEDRVEYELPFGPLGDLAGVFGGVGFEGMFRGRHAETKRLLEEQ, from the coding sequence ATGCCGGTCTACCAGCGTCGAACCCGCGTCGCCGCCCCGCTCGAACGCGTCTGGGAGTTCCACTCGGACGTGTCGGGACTGGAGGCGCTCACTCCGGCGTGGATGCACCTCGAAATCGAGTCGGTCCGCGGCCCCGACGGCGAAGAAACGCCCGACGAACTCGTCGCCGGGACGGAAATCGAGATGTCGATGCGACCGTTCGGCGTCGGCCCGCGCCAGCGGTGGACCTCGCGCATCCTCGACCGCGAGTCGGGCGAGGGAACGGCGTGGTTCCGCGACGACATGGTCGGCGGCCCCTTCTCGCGGTGGGTCCACACCCACCGCTTCGTCGCCGACGGCGACGAGACGATACTCGAAGACCGTGTGGAGTACGAACTCCCGTTCGGCCCCCTCGGCGACCTCGCGGGCGTCTTCGGCGGCGTCGGTTTCGAGGGGATGTTCCGGGGGCGCCACGCCGAGACGAAGCGGCTGTTGGAAGAACAGTGA